GGCATTGGTCCGCACCAAGCGAACGGCCCGCTGGCCGTCTTCCATTGGCGCTGGATGATGGTAGCCTTTTCCGGCGTGGCGATAATCTAGCACGAATGCGGTCACGCCCAATGTATTTAGCCACTGGGCTACCGCTTTTCCTTCCTTATCAAGCGATAAGTGTCCATAACCGCCGCCGGGACAAACGATGATTGCCGTGCCATTGGCTTGGTCGTCCGGCGGCGTATAGACCGTGAGGTTTGGCTTGTCGCTGTCTTGATCTCCCTTGGCATCGGGTGCGCCCTGGGGCCACAGCAAAAAAGTAGTGGGTTCGGCGGCCGAAGAAGAGATCGCACTCGACAGCACCGCGGCGAATAGGACGACGATTATCGTTAAGCAAAAGCAATGATCGTGCAAAATCATGGGTCAGGGTTTTTTGTGAAGGCGATGTTGGTTAAACCGCAGCGATGTGCCGGACATCATAAACCCCTGGCTTGGTAGTGTCTAATCTGATGACTGCTAAAATGGAGATGAATGCAGCGCGAGCGCTCTCGACGGCCTGAAAACGCGGGAACCTTGAATGAGTAGTTTGCCTGCCAAACAAACAAAGTGGACCGGGCTGAATCGCCGGATTATTGCGTGCCAGAGCTGCCCACGCTTGCGAAATTATTGCCGCCGCATCGCCCAGCAAAAGCGGCGAGCGTTTGCCCAGTGGGATTACTGGGGCCGGCCGGTCCCAAATTTCGGCCACTTTAAGGCCCGGCTATTGGTGATCGGGCTGGCGCCGGCGGCCCACGGCGGGAACCGCACCGGACGCATGTTCACGGGCGATCGCAGCGGCGACTGGCTGTACCGGGCGCTGTTCAATGCCGGGTTTGCCAACCAGCCGCAGAGCGTTGCCGAAAGCGACGGGTTGCGATTGATCGATTGCGCCATCACGGCGGCCGTGCATTGCGCGCCACCGGACAACAAGCCCATGCCCCGCGAAACCGCCAATTGCCAGAAGTGGCTTGATCAAACGGTCGATTTGCTGAATCCGCAAGTGATGTTGGCACTGGGACAAATTGCATTTCGCGCCGCGGTGGCGCAGGCCAGGCGCCGCGGATGGTTTTCCGGACCGCTGCCTAAATTCGGGCACGGCGCGATCGTGCCGCTGCATGAAAATCGGTGGCTGTTGGCCAGTTATCATCCCAGCCAGCAGAACACGTTCACCGGCAAATTGACCGAAGCGATGTTCGACCGCGTATTTGCTACGGCGCGAAAATTGTTGGCCGCGGACTGACTCACGGCAGTTGGATGACCTCGCCGCCGTTGCGGGTGCTCAGCGCCTTGAACGCGTTGATACCGGCGCTTTGCGGAATCAATTCCACGTGGCCGTCGCAAAATGCAGCCAAGAATCCTCGAGCGCGCAATCCAGGCAATGCGGCAACGGAATCATCTTGATCGAACTCAAAATCGTCGGGCTTAGTCCAAACAACAGCTTTATCGTCGGGCGCTTCCACCACCATGATAGTCTTTGACGTGCCGTCCGTAATTTGTGCGAGCTTAATTCCCTTGTCGCCCGGAAACACCGTATTTTCGCCACGTACTGTGAGATACACCGTTTTGAATTCGCCGGCAACCTTGCTGCCCGGGGCTTTGTACACTTGGGGCATTCTTTCAATCAGTTTTTTGTTATTCTCGCTGTCCCAGGGTTCGTCGAGCTTGAACTGTTTGAATAGTTCAGCTTCTTCAAGTTGCGGCAGAATGAGCACGCGCCAGCTCAAGAGCGGTTTGCCTTCTTTGCTGGACTTGAACGCAGGCGGAAACGACTTGTGAGCATCTTCAAAGTTGAGCATCGCCAGGGCAATTTGTTTCATATTATTCATGGAAGCTGCACCCTCGGCGGCTTCCCGAGCCTTCATTGTGGCCGGCAACAGCATGGGGACTGCCAGCATCGGAAGGTTGCCGACGCCGCTGGGCAACGTGCCATGCGATTCAAAGCGGATGCCGTCTTGGGTACTCTGCAACATCGCCACGCTGGGCGTCAGGTGCGGTAATATCGCCCTCGAATTCGGCAAAATGCCAATGTTCACTTTTACGCCTTGCTGTTGCATTTGGGAACATGCCAATTGGGTGAAAATTTGCAAGAGCGGATAGAAGAACTTGAACTGGTTAGGGGTGTCTTGATAACTGAATATCGCTGGACCGGAGCCGCCTGAAAACATTTGCGCCACTTCGGGCACGTCGGTCAACTTATGCTTGCCCTGGTCGGCGTCCGCTGGGCCTGTGTTCGAAAGCGAACCGGATTGGCTGTTCACTGATTGCCGTTGCAGGTAAGACTTAATTGTTTGCGGAAACAGCGCAAACACAACTTGCTTGTCGGTAATGCACCAGGCCGGCGCGAAAGGAAAGGCATCGCCCCCGACAAAGTTGAGAAACATAATCTTTTGCCCGTGGAACTCGGTTTCTGCGAGCGATGGTCCGGTTGACGCCTGGCCACTGACCCGACGCATCTGCTCTGCCATTTTTGCAAAGGCAATCAGCTTATCGTGTGCCTGGAGCAGTTTTGTGCGATCACGGATCGTCGCGGTAAGGGTCAAGCCGGTGAACACTAATCCACCGTCGCCCGGCGAATTGTATACGCACCAGGCATCGCCCAGCGATCCCAGCAAATCGTCTTTGATATTGACGCTGGTGATTTGTGACAATTGCTGCATACCGCCATCGAATTCTTGGCGAGCCTGCGGCTCCAGCACCGTGGCCACGCTCAGCACCGCATCGATGATTTTTGTCACATCGGCTCGGGCAGCCAAGGCGAAGCTGGCGTCGGCTGGAATCAGGTCCAGCGCGGCCGCATCCAACGGTTGCCCGCCGACCAGGGCCAACAACCCAGTGGGTTGCCCGTCGATGGCCAACAGGGCGCGGCTGGTGTAACCCTGCCCTTCCAAACCGCCGACACTGGCCAAATATTTCACTTTTTGAATCCCCAGCGCTTCAAACAAGGCGCGGGTGTTTTCCGCGCCCTGATTCGCGGCTAAAGCCGTTTGAGCCATCTCGGCAAGCGTTTGCACGTTGATGTATTGCACCATGGCGGGGCGTTCGACCTTGAGCTGGCTGCGAAGCTCGGTGAGCCACGCAGGCACGGGCTTGCTGGTGCGGCCCCACAGTAAATCGGCCTCTCCTTCGCCGATGGCAATGATGAGATATTTGTCTTTGAAGCCCCATTGAATTTGGGGAGCATCGGGCGAAGTCGGCAGAGTGTGCCATCCCGTGGAGTCGGGAACAGATGCAGCGGGACTCGTAGGAGTAGAATCGTGTCGGCCTGAATCGGTGGTCCCGCTTGGGTTCCCGGAGCTCTGCGGAGATTCGTGCCGAGGAATTAACAAGTCGATTTTTTCTAGCGATGCCTGAGTGTCGGCTACGTGGTCGCCTAAATTGACGACCAGCCCGGCACGAATCATCGGTCCCTTTGGTCCGGCGGCAACGCTGGCCACGTAAGCCACCATCGGCCGCGTAAGCAAAGTTCCCAACAGTTTCGGCCCTTCTTCCGCCAAGGCTTTGCCCAAAGGATTTTGGGGCGCCGCCGCGGCGAACGAAGCTTGGAGTTGGGCGCCGAGTTCGTGAATGAAATGCTGAACGTCGTCCTCGGCCAGCAATTGCTCCACTTTATTTTTGCTGGCTGGATCCGCTTTGTCGACGCCTGCCAGAGAGACATACCACAGGCATTGTTCTGGAGCGACTTTGGCCAGCAGCGGGTCTTCCTGCAGCGGCGGCAACGACAACGGCAGGCTGACCGGCGCTCCGGCCAGGAACAAAAACGTCAACATCCAGCCCGGCAAAGCGGCGGTGGCCATGGAAATCTCCTGTTCGTTTTTTGGTTTTATTCTGCCGGTGCTTGTTTAGGCGGATCGCGGAAATAGCGTTCGATGGCTAAACCCAACCGCCGGCCCAGCATCAAATCATTGCCGGTCGTGCTGTCAGGGCGTGTTCCATGGCGTTTCCAGCGTTAGGCTCACGACGTGACCGTCAGTGTGCTGGGTGACCCATTTTTTACCGATTTGTTTCCACCGGGCATCATAGCCGGGGCCCGATTCCCAAATTTGCCCATGATACGCCAGCGGGCCGGTCATTTCCACTTCTCGTCGAGGCCGCCATAAAAGGTGCGGCCGGGACGTTGCCGCCGGCGTCAATTTCGACGTTTTCGACATCCTCCCCGCTACGATGCGGAATTTGGCTTTGCCGCGCAGCACGGGGCATCCGCTTACTTACTTGGGCGCGGGTTTGGCAGGCGCGGCGGCTGACGTGCCAATGCCTCCCAACAGCGACTGGATTTTTCCCCAACCGATTTGGGCAATTTGGCCGGGAGAGAAATGCAGCTTGTCGCGATGTTTTTGAATTTCCGTGTTGATTTTCTTGGCGACTTCCGGTTCGCGCTTGCGGATTTCGTCGGCCACAATGTTTTTGAACGCGCGGCCCAGTTCTTTGGCGGCGTCGCCGTGCAGCATGTCGACCTTCGTCAGCGTCAAATCGACCAGCCGCAAATTCACGCCGGTCACCTGCGGCAGCACTTCGATGGTGCCGAAGCTCGCACCGGCCACGGGCTGCACGTTGATGACAATATCTAACTGGGCCTCGATGGTAGCATTTCCTTCGAAATTGAAGTTCAACCCTTTGATGCCCCTTAGCCATTGTTCCTGCGCCGCTTCCGCCCAGAAGCGCGCAGTCAGGAGGGCTTGAAAGGCCGTGCCTCCGTTGGGAGCCGACTGTGGCGGAGTGAACTGCACTTGCAAATTTCGCTCTGGGTCGTGCAGCAGCACACGATACATTTTCCAAGTGCCGTCGTTGACGTTTTTGGTATGCGGTTCCAAATGCCAGCCGTCGGGATTCTGCTGCCAGTGATAGCCGTCGACAATTTCCTTTTGATGCCCCCAGTTGTCCTGCTTTTCGTATTCCGGCTTCAAACTTTTGATGATCGCAGCTTTGGCCATATCGGCCAGGGCTTGATTGGGAGAGGTTTGTGGATTGGAAGTGCGTTCTGGATTGGATGGCGCCGCCGGAGGCGGAGGGAGCGTGGCCGTATAAATTGCCGGCGCGACAGACGGGGTCGACACTGGTGCCGACGGTACTGCGGCCGGCGGGGAAGTGGCAGGCGGCGCACTGGTCGGTGGCACAGTCGTCGTCGGTGCGGCGGGAATGGGCATAAGTGGCAACGGCGAAGTCGTTGAATCAGCGCGTAAACCGTGCGCTAATCCTACTAGCTGCAGAACGAGCATAACGGCAGTTAGGCACCGGGCCAGCATAGGCCGCGGATTGTACAGCGACGGCCCAGATCGGTAGAAGATCAGCTTCAAAAGGTGCGGGCCAAAATACCGCCATCGACCACGATTACCGAGCCAGTGATGAAACTGCCGGCATTGCTGGCCAGCAAGAGGGCAGGGCCCGCCAGTTCGCGAGGATCAGCCCAGCGGCCCACCGCGGTGCGGGCGGCCACGGCTGTGCGCTGCGCTTCGGTTAGCACGGTCTTGGGTAGATCAGTAAGAATTGGCCCGGGAGCGATGCAATTGGCGGTGATGCCGAATTCGCCCAACTCCAGCGCGATGGCCCGGCACAATCCGATGATGCCGCTTTTGGTGGCCGAGTAAGCACCGCGGCCGGCCAGCGAAGCCAGGCCCATTACCGAGGAGAGAAAGATAATTCGTCCCCAACGGCGCTGCTTCATTTGCGGCACGACATAGCGCGTCAGCGCCATGCAGGAATTCAAGTTCAGCTCTAAAATGCGGTCCCAGTCGGCATCCAGAATTGAATCGATCGGCTGCGGCAGGTTGCTGCCCGCGTTATTCACCAGGATATCGATGCGCCCGAAGGCGTGCGTGGCGGCTTCCGACAGGCGCAGCACATCGTCGCGGCGGGTCATGTCGGCCACCAAGGTGGCCACGCCGCTTTCCAATCCGTGACGAATGTCAGCGGCCGCGGCGTGCAATTCGTCTTCGTGACGGCTAGAAATGATGACGTCGGCGCCGGCTTCCGCCAGTCCGCGAGCTATCGCCTTACCGATGCCTTTGCTGCCGCCCGTGATCAGTGCCACGCGGCCCCGAAGATCGAATAATGGAGTGCTCATACACAGCGATGGCGAAAAATCGTAATGATGCGAAAGCACCGCCAGAACGGTCCAGTTTAGCGGTGCAGTTTGCATTGCACCAGTGTCGATACCGCCCACTTGGGACTGCAGGCGCGGGGCAATTACTTAGAAGGGGCGTCGGCCTGGCGCAGATATTGCTCCGCATCGCCCCGCAGCACTTGCTGATACTGGCCATAACTGGGATTGGGAAGCACAAACCAGCGCGTGCCCCACAGCCGGCGATATTCGTACGCTGCCTCACGCCGGGCTTCCGCGGTGTTGTCGTGGTTGGGAGCGAACTCGTCGCTAAAATCACCCAATTGATCGCCGAAGTACGCTAACACGTGGTATTTGGACCGCGCGATGTCGCGCCGCGGCTTTTTGATGCTTTCCCCATGTTTTTGCATCAACAACCGTACGCCCGCCACGTCGTCCAGACCCTGGGTATTCACCCCCCATTGCGACAAAATCTTGATCGTGACCTCGCGCAGCGGTTCTTCCCGATTGGTGATGTAAATGACGGTCAGGCCCAGCGATTCGGCGCGGGCAATAAATTCTTTCGCCCCGGGCACCATCCGAACTGAAGACCAATGCTCGTTTTGAAATTTCAGCCAGGCATCGTCGGTATAGTTTTGGCCGCTGGTGTATAAGTAAGAGGCAAAGGTGCCGTTGTCGAGCACGGTTTCGTCCAAATCCATCACCACGGCCGGCGGCATACTGCGCTGATCCGGCGGCAGCTTACTTTCTTCAGCACGAAATTGATTCAAATCGCGCTCCACCTGGTCGGTAGCCATTTGATAGGTTTGCAGACAACAGGCCACGTATTCTGCGGAGGTTTGCATCCACAGGTCGGCGTACAGCAGACCACGCTGAGAGTCGGTGGGATGCGGCGCCGCCTGCCAGCCCAGCGCTACCGAAGTTAGCAGCGCCAGAAAGGTTACCGAAGTCAGGCGGCTAAAACGCGAAGCGGGTTTCATCACAGGTGACGTTGCGGAGAAAGCACGAAGGCGAGGGTGGAGCAGTGATTCGTGGCGATTCCGGGGCAATGCGCCTAATTCGTCGTACTGAAAAGCCTAGCTTATAGCCCGGCACAAGCAGGTTGACGGATGGCGGAACCCCCCGAATATTCCAAAGTGACGCGGGTATAGCAGGATTATGATAATTCAATCAAATCCCAATGCAACCTGGCAAAGTGGAGAAAACGGGCAGATTTCATCCGATGTGTTGCGACCGCCTCGGCGATGAAGAATCATCGATTGCCGCTCATCAATGCAATCGTCGCGCTGGCAAATCAGGACGAGCAACGACAACGCAATTTCCACCGGCGATGCCAATCACACGGAGGAGAATTCTAATTAATATCCGGCACCGTTTCGCCGCCGTTGCGCGTGCCCAGCGCACGCCAAGTGGGAAGATCGATGGTTTCGCTGACGCTTGCCACGTGACCATCGCCAAAACAGACATTCACAATGCCGGTATGATAACTGCGAGCGGAAACAAGTGCCGTTTCACCTGGCGTATCAGGAACGCTGCCGAACATTTGACAATCGAAGCCCGACCAATTGGGAGGCGCCACATGATTGTACATGGTGGAACCATACGAGCCGATCGGCCAACCGTCGGTATAACTTTTCCCACCGCCGGCCCCCGTGGTGTCTCCTTTGTCCCACCGCCCCATGGAAGTATAATCGTACTGGCTGGGGGCAGCTGGCGCCGTCCCGCATTTAGTCATCAAAGTATTTTGATCGGTGGCAAGATTCAACGACGGATCGGTTTGCAAATTGCTGTCCATTTCATCATCATGCGTTGGTAATTGTTTACCAACAATTCCCAGGGTGCCCTTAGTCCGTTCGGAAAAAAAGGCGGTTTTCGATAAGCCATCGGAAAAGTCTTTAACCTTTAATGCCCGGCCGATTGTAAATGCACCATTGCCGCCGCTGACGGTAATTTTGCTTAGTGGCATCGGCGCGCCGTGTTTTTCCCAACCAGCGTACGGAGTCGAACCTCCAAAGTTGTAGCGGTAGTTGTTTTCCGAGACGACCGCGCCGGTATTAGGGTCGCTAGGACAAATAAAAATTCCCGCCGCCTGGCTGTATGCCTGATAACTGGGATTCTTCGGCGTTCCTATCGGGCTTTCCATCACAGTGGTTAAGGGCAATTGGAAATTGATCATGTTGTATATCGCCTGCTCTTCCATAAACGGCAACAGCCACGTGTGAACCGAATAGAACCCGGTTTTGATACTAGGATCAGTGGGCACTATGCCGGTATAAGAAGTAGCCCCCGTTTGCTCAACACCGCTGGCCGCGTAATCGGGCAACATGCGGCCTTGAGGAAACGCCTTTTTAGCGCTTTCGTAATTGAACAACGCTAGGCCGATTTGCTTGAGACAATTAACGCATTGCGAACGGCGGGCCGCTTCGCGCGCCGCTTGTACAGCCGGCAGCAGCAAGGCAATCAAAATGCCAATGATGGCGATCACGACCAAAAGTTCCACCAGGGTAAAAGCCCGATCGGCAGCAGGTGACACAGAGCCGGCATAAGAGCGATTGCGGTATAACGGACAACGTTCGCGAAATGTATACATCTTCAGATTCATACGAAGAGCATTAGCTTCCATGTTTCACCTACATCACGAATAGAACGGAATCGACGTCAACCAAGTCCAATTTGATTGTCGTCAGTAGCACAAGCGCAACGAATAATTCAAAGGCCCGCGCAGTTCACGGCGGAAGCAACCGCATCAGAGTTAGTGTACCGGCAAGTGCAAGCTGTGTCCACTATCGAAGACTGTTGTCACGTCGCAACTTTTGCATTACGAATTGGTCGAAGAGGCAGCGCGGACCGCTCCTCCCCCCTGCGGTATGGATGGCGTTATTTGCTCACCCCACTGTTGAACGATCAAAAAAATTCACCGCAAGGTTTTGTAGGGTTCGTTGCCGAGAGATCATCTGGAATCGGTTTTCCGTTATTGTATTCGGTCAACAAAGCAAAAAAGAAAGAGAAGCCGTTTCTGGTCAGTTAATGTTCGGCACCGGTTCGCCACCGTAGCGCGAGCCCAATGCACGCCAGGTTGTAAGGTCAATGGTATCACTGACCGGTACGACATGCCCGTCGCCGAAACAGACATTCACAATGCCGGTGTGATAGCTACGCGCGGACACAATCGCTCCTTCGCCAGGCGTATCAGGAAAAGCGCTCCAAGCTCCGCAATCCTCGCCTTGCCAGTTGGGAGTCGCCACGTGATTGTACATGGTGGCCATGTACATCCCTACCGGCCAGCCGTCGGTATAGCTTTTCCCGTCCCCGCTTTTGGAGGTGTCGCCTTTATCCCATCGTCCTGGGCTGGAAAAATTGAATTGATTCGGTTGGGGGTCATACGCCAGACAAGTAGTATACAGACTATTATCGTCGGCCACGGGATCTGTTCCTAGTAGGGTGATTCTGCCCGTGGCTTCGACCATGTCATCTTTTGTCGGTGGCTGCAGTGTAACAATTCGCAAACTGCCTTTGCTGCGCTCAGAGAAAAACGCGGTCTTCGAAAGTCCATCGGAAAAATCTTTCACGCGCAGCCCTTTGCCGATGGTGAAAGCGCCATTGCCGCCGGTGATGGTAATTTGGCTTAAAGCCATCGGTTTGCCGGGTGAAACCCAACCGGCATAGGGCGTGGAACCCCCGAAATTATATCGATAGTTGTTTTCCGAAATAACGGCTCCAGTGTTTGGATCGCTCGGGCAGATAAAAATTCCCGCAGCCTGAGTAAAAGCCTGGAAATTTGGATTGACAGAAAAATCTCCCAGCACCTTCTCCATCATCGTCGTAAGCGGGCGGTCAAAGTGAATCAGATCGTAGACGGCTTTCTCTTCCATAAATGGCAACAGCCAGATATGCACTGAATAAAATCCCGTTTTGATGCTGGGATCGGAAGTCACAATGGCATCATAGGAAGTTCCTCCTTGCTCCGTTCCGCTTGCTGCGAAATCGGGAAGCATGCGGCCTTGCGGGTACGATTTCTTTGCACTTTCGTAATTTGATAGCGCCAAGCCGATTTGCTTGAGACTGTTGATACATTGCGCTCGGCGCGCCGCTTCGCGCGCCGCTTGAACCGCGGGTAAAAGGAGCGCTATCAAGATTCCGATAATGGCAATGACGACAAGGAGTTCGACGAGAGTAAACCCTTCGGAGAAAGCACAAGCTGATGGGGAAGGCGATGAATGACCTGGATCGCACCGACGAAGGCCGTCTTTCGTACTCATATTGCACCTATCATCTACGGTTAGGCTTTCACATCCAAACTCGAAGGGCCTGACAGCAAACTCCAGTGGAAGAGTTTCCGGTAATTATAATGCCCTTCAATGTAACATTGTAAGGAAATTGTTAGAAGACGGTGCTATTTTCTTCCCCCATGACTGGGTTGCGCAAAATTCCAACCCGCTCAATTTCCACTTCTACAATATCGCCCGGTTGAAGATAGACCGGCGGCTTGCGGGCAAAGCCCACCCCTGACGGCGTGCCGGTAAAAATTAAATCCCCCGGGCTGAATGAGCAGACGCCGGAAATGTAACTCACCAGTTCGGACACGCCGAAAATCAATTGCGAAGTCCGGCTGTCTTGCATGGTATTGCCGTTGATCCGCAAGCAGATGCGTAAATCGCCGGCATCTCCCACTTCGTCGGCGGTTACCAGCGCGGGACCGAGCGGGGCGAAGCTGTCGAACGATTTTCCCAGCAGCCACTGTCCGCCCGGTTTATGGTTTTGCCAATCGCGGGCGGAAACGTCGTTGCCGCAAGCGTAACCGGCGACGTGTTCCAGTGCCGTTTCCTTGGGAATGTGGCGGCCGCCTTTACCGATGACGACGACCAACTCGGCTTCGTAATCGACTTTGCTGCTCAACTGCGGCAAAACAATGGGTTGGCCGGCTGCTCGCAATGCCGTGACAAACTTGCTGAACACCACGGGCTCGGGCGGCGGTTGTTTGCCGGTTTCGCGCGCGTGATCGGCGTAGTTTAAACCGATGCAGAAAATCTTTTCCGGGTGTGGCACGGGAGGAAGTAACTTGACCTCCTCCGGATTGATCGGCTTTCCATTTGCCGCGGCGGCGGCAGCGCGCCGCAAGCCGTCACTACCCAGAGCTAACAACTGCGTGATGTCACTGGGCAAACTTGCATCGGCCTGTTGTAGATCAACGTACTGGCTGTTGGGCAGAACACAGGCCACTCGCGCGCCAGATGCCGATGCTATGGAAATAAGGCGCATGTTGTTTTCAGTGAGTCAGAGTAAGGTGTAGGCGGCGTGACATCTCAAGCTAAACCGATGGGCATGCCGAGATTTAGGAATCAGCATCCTTGTGAATTCTGCAAGAGCAAGGGTCGGTAAGGTCGCAAAAAGTCATACGATCGTTACGTGCGGTCCGATGATTGTTTGACGCAGGATCTGCGTGATCCGGAAATTTGACTAGTAGCCGGTTATAACCTAGTTTTTTCATGGTTGATCGAACTTCGTCAGTCTAAAGCTGCCGACGAACTGCGCATAGAGGGCGCCCGCAGTGGCTTTGGTTGGAGACGGCGAGAATTGCCATTGTAATATGTTCAGCTCAAAGTCCGGCTGAGACCTCCTGCGGGATTGTCGTCGGGGTATTCACTCGCAGCGGTTGTTCTCTCGGCTGACTTCAGGCAGTTGTGAATCCACTGGGTCTTCGAAGCGCCAAATTCAGAGAAATAAGGTCTAATGTCAACTCCCGATTCCGTTCCTGCCGGCGCCCTTGCCCAAACCGATCTGGCCGCCTCCGGGATTGTGGAAAAACAGTTCCAGGAACTTCATACGCTGCTGGGCGATGTCGAGCCGATGCATCGCGTAAGATCACCGGCACTTGCAGATGGGCTTTCCATAGCGACTGAAACGAATGAAACGTCCCGCACTGCAACCGAGAGTGAATTGGAACATCGATTGGCTCAGGCTCGGTTGGGTTTAGCCAGCAGTTTGCTGACGGCCTTACGCTGCAAAAACGCATCTACGGCGGCCCACAGCATGCGGGTAGCGCTGGGTTGTTCCGCCTGGTCGTTGGCGTTGGAATTGCCGCCGACGCAGCGAGATGCTTTGGAAATTGCCGCGCTATTACACGACATCGGCAAAATTGGTGTTCCGGACGCCGTGTTGCTAAAGCCGGGCGCGCTGACTGCTCACGAACGCGCCGTGATGGACGGCCACCGAGGGCTGGGGTTGCAAATTTTAGAATCATGCTGTGCTTCGTCCGAGGTATTACAGATCGTGCGTCACAGCGCCGCCTGGTTTGACGGCAGTCGGCAACGGATCGATTGC
The Pirellulales bacterium DNA segment above includes these coding regions:
- a CDS encoding HAD family acid phosphatase — translated: MKPASRFSRLTSVTFLALLTSVALGWQAAPHPTDSQRGLLYADLWMQTSAEYVACCLQTYQMATDQVERDLNQFRAEESKLPPDQRSMPPAVVMDLDETVLDNGTFASYLYTSGQNYTDDAWLKFQNEHWSSVRMVPGAKEFIARAESLGLTVIYITNREEPLREVTIKILSQWGVNTQGLDDVAGVRLLMQKHGESIKKPRRDIARSKYHVLAYFGDQLGDFSDEFAPNHDNTAEARREAAYEYRRLWGTRWFVLPNPSYGQYQQVLRGDAEQYLRQADAPSK
- a CDS encoding DUF1559 domain-containing protein produces the protein MSTKDGLRRCDPGHSSPSPSACAFSEGFTLVELLVVIAIIGILIALLLPAVQAAREAARRAQCINSLKQIGLALSNYESAKKSYPQGRMLPDFAASGTEQGGTSYDAIVTSDPSIKTGFYSVHIWLLPFMEEKAVYDLIHFDRPLTTMMEKVLGDFSVNPNFQAFTQAAGIFICPSDPNTGAVISENNYRYNFGGSTPYAGWVSPGKPMALSQITITGGNGAFTIGKGLRVKDFSDGLSKTAFFSERSKGSLRIVTLQPPTKDDMVEATGRITLLGTDPVADDNSLYTTCLAYDPQPNQFNFSSPGRWDKGDTSKSGDGKSYTDGWPVGMYMATMYNHVATPNWQGEDCGAWSAFPDTPGEGAIVSARSYHTGIVNVCFGDGHVVPVSDTIDLTTWRALGSRYGGEPVPNIN
- a CDS encoding HD domain-containing phosphohydrolase; this translates as MSTPDSVPAGALAQTDLAASGIVEKQFQELHTLLGDVEPMHRVRSPALADGLSIATETNETSRTATESELEHRLAQARLGLASSLLTALRCKNASTAAHSMRVALGCSAWSLALELPPTQRDALEIAALLHDIGKIGVPDAVLLKPGALTAHERAVMDGHRGLGLQILESCCASSEVLQIVRHSAAWFDGSRQRIDCQGADLPLGARILAVMNAFDSMTTPQVYRPAMSYDQALKELCDHAGTQFDPQLVFHFAELLSMDQQKLHARVAQRWLQELDPDAAPDWWQQSAPRVSAVASGVESLHHQRLLENMYDGIIFLGPQL
- a CDS encoding fumarylacetoacetate hydrolase family protein, coding for MRLISIASASGARVACVLPNSQYVDLQQADASLPSDITQLLALGSDGLRRAAAAAANGKPINPEEVKLLPPVPHPEKIFCIGLNYADHARETGKQPPPEPVVFSKFVTALRAAGQPIVLPQLSSKVDYEAELVVVIGKGGRHIPKETALEHVAGYACGNDVSARDWQNHKPGGQWLLGKSFDSFAPLGPALVTADEVGDAGDLRICLRINGNTMQDSRTSQLIFGVSELVSYISGVCSFSPGDLIFTGTPSGVGFARKPPVYLQPGDIVEVEIERVGILRNPVMGEENSTVF
- a CDS encoding uracil-DNA glycosylase; this translates as MSSLPAKQTKWTGLNRRIIACQSCPRLRNYCRRIAQQKRRAFAQWDYWGRPVPNFGHFKARLLVIGLAPAAHGGNRTGRMFTGDRSGDWLYRALFNAGFANQPQSVAESDGLRLIDCAITAAVHCAPPDNKPMPRETANCQKWLDQTVDLLNPQVMLALGQIAFRAAVAQARRRGWFSGPLPKFGHGAIVPLHENRWLLASYHPSQQNTFTGKLTEAMFDRVFATARKLLAAD
- a CDS encoding DUF1559 domain-containing protein; protein product: MYTFRERCPLYRNRSYAGSVSPAADRAFTLVELLVVIAIIGILIALLLPAVQAAREAARRSQCVNCLKQIGLALFNYESAKKAFPQGRMLPDYAASGVEQTGATSYTGIVPTDPSIKTGFYSVHTWLLPFMEEQAIYNMINFQLPLTTVMESPIGTPKNPSYQAYSQAAGIFICPSDPNTGAVVSENNYRYNFGGSTPYAGWEKHGAPMPLSKITVSGGNGAFTIGRALKVKDFSDGLSKTAFFSERTKGTLGIVGKQLPTHDDEMDSNLQTDPSLNLATDQNTLMTKCGTAPAAPSQYDYTSMGRWDKGDTTGAGGGKSYTDGWPIGSYGSTMYNHVAPPNWSGFDCQMFGSVPDTPGETALVSARSYHTGIVNVCFGDGHVASVSETIDLPTWRALGTRNGGETVPDIN
- a CDS encoding SDR family NAD(P)-dependent oxidoreductase, whose amino-acid sequence is MSTPLFDLRGRVALITGGSKGIGKAIARGLAEAGADVIISSRHEDELHAAAADIRHGLESGVATLVADMTRRDDVLRLSEAATHAFGRIDILVNNAGSNLPQPIDSILDADWDRILELNLNSCMALTRYVVPQMKQRRWGRIIFLSSVMGLASLAGRGAYSATKSGIIGLCRAIALELGEFGITANCIAPGPILTDLPKTVLTEAQRTAVAARTAVGRWADPRELAGPALLLASNAGSFITGSVIVVDGGILARTF
- a CDS encoding DUF1559 domain-containing protein, coding for MATAALPGWMLTFLFLAGAPVSLPLSLPPLQEDPLLAKVAPEQCLWYVSLAGVDKADPASKNKVEQLLAEDDVQHFIHELGAQLQASFAAAAPQNPLGKALAEEGPKLLGTLLTRPMVAYVASVAAGPKGPMIRAGLVVNLGDHVADTQASLEKIDLLIPRHESPQSSGNPSGTTDSGRHDSTPTSPAASVPDSTGWHTLPTSPDAPQIQWGFKDKYLIIAIGEGEADLLWGRTSKPVPAWLTELRSQLKVERPAMVQYINVQTLAEMAQTALAANQGAENTRALFEALGIQKVKYLASVGGLEGQGYTSRALLAIDGQPTGLLALVGGQPLDAAALDLIPADASFALAARADVTKIIDAVLSVATVLEPQARQEFDGGMQQLSQITSVNIKDDLLGSLGDAWCVYNSPGDGGLVFTGLTLTATIRDRTKLLQAHDKLIAFAKMAEQMRRVSGQASTGPSLAETEFHGQKIMFLNFVGGDAFPFAPAWCITDKQVVFALFPQTIKSYLQRQSVNSQSGSLSNTGPADADQGKHKLTDVPEVAQMFSGGSGPAIFSYQDTPNQFKFFYPLLQIFTQLACSQMQQQGVKVNIGILPNSRAILPHLTPSVAMLQSTQDGIRFESHGTLPSGVGNLPMLAVPMLLPATMKAREAAEGAASMNNMKQIALAMLNFEDAHKSFPPAFKSSKEGKPLLSWRVLILPQLEEAELFKQFKLDEPWDSENNKKLIERMPQVYKAPGSKVAGEFKTVYLTVRGENTVFPGDKGIKLAQITDGTSKTIMVVEAPDDKAVVWTKPDDFEFDQDDSVAALPGLRARGFLAAFCDGHVELIPQSAGINAFKALSTRNGGEVIQLP